TACCCTCTACGAGTAGCTATGCTATGGAAATTACTTTATTGTTACTAATCACTTACCTTGCAGGGTGCTTCAAGTTGGCTTCATGTAATCCAAACACTGCAAATCAAAACATTCATGCATATGGAGCTATGCTTATAGTAAGATGTTATGTTTACTTTTGAACCAGATTATTGGTCTTGGATAGGTCCATGGTTTCTTGGCTGGTCCATGATTGCGCTTCATTAATTCATCATGCTGAGATAAATTATGTTATTGacttaaactttatttatttttaatagttatCATTGTTGTTGCCGTGTTATCATTTTCTATATATGCACGCAAGGATTAAAATGTCAAAAGTTATGGAAATATTAGTAGTTGGATTTTACGGAAATTTAAACAAAGATTATTGATAGAAtggaaattgatcaaaatttataaaaattttgggaaaaactctaagaaatgataaaataagcaatgatacacatattgtattttattaaagaaaatattatgtgTATGAtaacattttcaatatttgacaataatttgcagaacttgaaaacatatttaatactaaaataatgatccATCTAGTTTGGATGTATTCaaggatataaaagaaatgataatatatgtacaattattatttttatttaaaaatatttataaatttatttgtaactttatgttttccttttatttaattactatacAAAAGCTGCaaaaaatacttattaaaaaattatgatgagGGTTTTATATTCTTAACAATTAGTTaatcaaatttgaaagtaagataattaaaattaattatttactaaagttttgttttaatatttaattttgtgcaTAGATACATCAGAATATTACTTAAATATAGCATATCCAAGTGTAAATAATAAAGACAAGTAACCCAGGTGGTGGCAAAAGATCCAACTTTCCCCATGCTAGGGATCACAATAAATTGCtgaattttgaaggaaatattcgCCTTAATACCCTATCAGTATCCTCGGAATATGAAAAATTTGCGAAAATATTGGGAAAATTTCCAGAAACTTTTAATTGCTGCATGTATGTATgttatgtatatatgtatttgTCTGTTTATGTGTGCATGTTGTGCATATATGTATAGGCCTTTTcctgaaattttatttaacgCTTGCTCCTTTGGTTTTTCTAAAAGTATATTTACAGCCCTTGTTATGAAACCACAGCCATTAGAAACTGATGTCCTGCACTTGCAAATGCAGGCTGCTTTGAGCACTCTACTGCTCATTATTTATAACTGTTCTGGCCAAGTACTAACAACTCGGGAAAGGAGACAGGCCAAAACCAGGGAAGCAGCAGCAAGAAGTGCAAGGGAGACAACACGAGCACATGAAAAGTGGAAAGCTGCAAAAGATGCTGCCAAGAGACGTGCAGTTGGATTGCAAGCTCATCTGTCTCGCACATTTTCTCGTAAAAAATATGTCACTAATTCTGAGGAACTTAGGATTTTGGGTCAGGATAAACCTGTGATAGATGATGACATATTATCACCTATGCACATAAGTGCTTCAGGGGCATCTCAGCTTTCATCCGTGGCagcaaaaggaaaggaaaaagaacctAGTGAGCTTGCAAAGATGAAGCATGTACTTGATGATGACCTTGATAGTTTTGAAGGTTTCAATCTGGGGAATGGagataaaaatagtaaaaagcATATGCCAAAGGGGAAAGAGATACACACACATAGCCAAATTTTTAAGTACGCATATGCTCAACTTGAGAAAGAGAAAGCTCTGCAACAGGAAAACAAGGACCTTACCTTTTCAGGAGTAATTTCAATGGCTACTGATACTAGAATCAAGAAAAGGCCTCTAATTGAGGTTGCTTTCAGGGATCTAACCCTTACtttgaaagggaaaaacaaaCATCTTTTGAGGTGTGTCACTGGAAAAATTATGCCTGGACGCATTACTGCTGTCATGGGTCCATCTGGAGCTGGAAAAACAACATTTATTTCTGCTCTGGCTGGAAAGGCGATTGGATGTAGAATGGCTGGTCTGATTCTTATAAATGGAGTGAATGAATCAATCCACTCATACAAGAAAATCATTGGATTTGTGCCACAAGATGACATTGTGCATGGAAATTTGACAGTGGAAGAAAATCTCTGGTTCAGTGCAAGATGCAGGTATGCTAAGTTCCACATCCAAAtgcaatttaatttattatcttcAACTTCttgattatcaaaatattttgactcataattaattatcaatcttttACTGCAAAccgaaaaacaaaaaaaagaaagaagaaagaaagaaagaaagaatgaaaagttTATTGTCAACTAGTTCTTCATTATAAAATAGCAGCAAACAACATTGAGTTAACTAATTTTTGAACATtgggtttttgttgtttttgcttCTCTTTATCCGCTCATTGAAATCGACATGTTTGCCTACTTCCACAGTTCCTCTTTATCCTTATTCCTTTGCAAACTATTGGCATGACAATGAGTAATTCTCTCCTGGAACTTTACTCCTCAAGAACAGATAGAAAACTGGAAATTTTGATCTATTAGCAATTTACCAATATAGGGTTCAGATAAGAGTGCCAGAAATTTAACTCCCCTCAAGAAGCCTTAAATTCCCAGCAGTTGGGTAGGCTACATGTATCCTTTTTACCATTTAAATCTACCAAGGTTCGTATCTGTTGACAAATCATGGATCATCATGTCTTTTTTCACTGCTTGGATTCACCTTCTTTTGACCTCTCTGTTGCCCTTTGGATCAATCTTACTGGTGCAGTCATTGCCATTTGTAGTGAATGACCAACTCATCTTAGGCAGCCTTTTTTCATTTGTCTCCAATTGGTAATAACTCTAGCTGCTCACTAATGCATTGCTTCCTTGTCTCAATCTTTTCTTTCTACCATGACTACTCATCCTTCTCCCTATTTTCATTTCAGCTGTCCTTATTTTACCAATGTTATTTCTTGACTTCCCTCCATTCCTTAATCTTTGCCATATTACATGGTGGTCTGATGGCCATCTCAAAAACATTTCCCTTGAAATTGATAGGTAACCAGTGATCACACAGTATTCCAGCAGAACATCTCCAATTGATCTTACCAAGTCTAATCTCATGGATGGTTGATCAAAAgctaaaaggaaaacaaaattgaaacaatAGATATTTAACATATGTTAATGCTAATCCGTGAAAATAGTCCTGCTGAAGATGGTGGATGGTAATATATGTTATCTTCTTAGCTTCCTAGATATGTCAATACCCCTCTCATGCTCATGTTGACCACAGCTAGACTATCCCAAACTGAAATGGTCCAAGATAAACAATTTTATCATTGATGTTGATATCCTGAGGACATTGCTTGAAAAATATCtcctttcaataatttttttataatttagatATATGGATTTACAAGCATTTGAAGGAAAGATCTCAAACACTCAGAATAGAGAAACAGATGGTTGGCCTGCCTGATAGACCCACAATTCCAAAGTGAAATAAATGGATAGAAGACAAATTTTCTGTATTGTGGTCAATTTGGCACAGAGGCAGAGTTGCCACTGACTAAAGTGTGGAGTCCGGAACCATGATAGGAGGAACCCATGGGGGGAATTAATAGATAAAATCAGATAAGAAGCAGTCTACAAAGAGTAAAAAGAAAACCAGATTGATGAATGCAGATTCATGCAAATGGAAAATGGTAAGGTATGGTTCATATGATTCACCATGGACTCCATTAAAAGTAATGCTCAACCGAGTATTGGATGAACAGAAATGATGAAATGAGGACCTCATTGACTGGTTGTTAAATATTCAGTGTAGCATCCACTTGCTCAAGCTTGTCTTGTaatctttcttctaaaaataaaaccagaGCTTGCATTCTTTGTGGAAGTGATTGTCTTTTTATCTAATCATCATGAGCTTTATCATTTTTTCATCTTGGTATAAAGCAAATTTATATGAATCTTAGAAATAATATATTGCTGTGAGGGGCAAGCAACGTCCTCACCATAGATAAACTGGTGATGCCAACAACAGTGAACAGAGGTTTCATTGGATAATATTAGTTCTGAAAATATTACAAAGCTGGGAAATATTCTGTCTGTACCATTTGATGGATCTTGAGTGGCCTCCAAATAAGGACCTACATCACTACAGCACAAGCAGAGAGTGAGGCTGAAGATAAAGAGATTTTCATTGCAGCAGCTGAATTCTAAATTGATGCTTGAGTTGCAAATAAAACTGAACAGAAAAAGCCTAGTGCAGAGTGCAGACTGCATCCCTATTGCCTATTGCTGGTCCTGCAAAGTGGGGTCCTGGGAAGAGTGTGTTGGACATGGCCCTGAGCTTGGGTGTTTCCATGTGAAGTGGCTGCTTTCAAGACTCAGACCTACCTATTAACACCTTGTAGAAGGAAGAGTGAGTTAGAACTTTTCAAAGAGATGGGATTGAAATGATACTTGTAAGAAgcagatgaaaaaaaaaaaaaaaaatctttcagtTTATTTAGAGGGGATTATGGGCAGCAAACTGATTATTGCTGAGTCACACTGGATTATGGGGAAGAATAACTAATACAAGATTCAGGACGAAGGAATTGtgtttgataccatgttaaaacagaaacaaaaaaataaaaaataaatgcttCTAATGCCTGTCCTGGATCCTTATCCTTCCtgcatatatgtatatgtatatgtatatgcaTATATGAATAGTATTTATCATCTTGAAAATGGATATTGGATTTGCAAAACAAGTTGATTTGTCTGAGTTTTGAGCTAGTTGATAAGTAGTTGGATGCATTCTCTTTTACTGTTTATTTTTACCCATTAGTGTAGATTCTTGATTATTCAGTGTAAATTTTCTTATCATGTTTAAAATGAAtctccttttcctttccttatgGCCATTTCATTACATCCTACCCAAACTTCTGATATTTGTATAGCATCGACTCTGTTTTATCGAACATTTACGCATCAGAAGGAAACCTGTTATCACTAAATCAGTGGATGACTTCTAGCTCCTTAGAATAAGTCACTGAACAATGCACTTTCCAATTTATTTGGGATTGAAGACAAAAATACTAGCCCAAGAAAAGTGACATCTTCAAATACAATGCGAggtttcaatttttctttatcCTAATTATTGCACATGGTCATGTCTAACATTTCTCAAGGGTGAATGTGCTTTTTTGAAACATgtcaaaaccatttttaaacaCTTGGGTCCATGTGCATACTCCCCATTTTTCAACCAATAACTTCCTCCATCTGGCTATAGTTTTGAACATGAGTTCTCTTGGTTGCTCAGCAATCATTCACagaaatttaaatgaatttcaCACTACCATGTACATTCATCAAGATTTAGACTGCAATGTGAAGTCAGTTAGGTCCACCATGTTGCATCTCACTATTCCTCATGGATGATAGAGCAAAGTtacaaaaaaatgacaaatttcTTGCCGACAAATATAACAATTTATTCCTAAGATTCCAAGTCATGGTTTTACTAAAATTGCATTATGTTTGTCTTGGTAAATGTCTACTCTTCAGGTTGGTGTTTCCTAAAGTGGCTACAACATGATGACATTTACCTGCCATTTTTGCTTATGTGCTCTTTGCTGTTGCatactttcttattttttgttgtagaCGGTATTATCTCTACTCTATAACCTTCCTATGTTGACTGCTGAACTTTTTTGGATTTCTGATTGTTGAAGACTATCCATGGACTTGCCAAAGGCGGAAAAGGTTCTTGTCATTGAAAGAGTTATTGAGTCCTTGGGGCTACAGGCAGTGCGGGATTCCTTGGTTGGAACAGTTGAGAAGCGAGGAATCTCTGGAGGCCAGCGGAAGCGTGTAAATGTTGGCCTGGAAATGGTGATGGAACCTTCACTTTTGATCTTAGATGAACCCACTTCTGGTTTGGACAGTTCATCTTCTCAGCTACTTCTCAAAGCACTTCGTCGTGAAGCCCTTGAGGGGGTAAACATCTGCATGGTTGTTCACCAACCAAGGTAATTTTATCAATCACAAGACAATATTTGGAACATCGTCGTCTTTCATTCTTGATGTATCTATTTGTATAATGTCTTTGAATTTCCCGTGCCATCAAATTGCTCAGTCACTACAAGGATCAGCTGGTTTGTGTTTACCAAGGCATAAAAATTTCCATGCAttattcatgcttattgaaTTTTCAATCTAAGCCTAATATAGGCAATAAGCATGTATGCAGTAGAAGATTGAAACCAGCATAAAACCTTTTAGTGCTGGCACTAGGTCCCAACCAATTATACATTCTATGATTACAACATCAAGGGCTATTTACTTCAAAAGGCCTAAACAGTTTTAACTACTAGAATTATAATTAGGGAAAAGAAGTTGAATTTGAAACTCATTATTGATTTTACAATCTATTTTGAGTTTGATTGCTTGTAACTTTACTTTCATTCTAAGTGATTAACGGTTTTTCTGTTTCAGCTTTGCCTTGTTCAAGATGTTTGAAGATTTAGTACTTCTAGCAAAAGGTGGTCTTACTGTGTATCATGGTCCAGTGAAGAAAGTTGAAGAGTACTTTGCTGGCCTTGGAATCAATGTCCCAGAGCGTGTTAATCCTCCAGACCACTTCATTGACATTTTGGAAGGTCTGGTAAAACCAAGCACAAGCTCAGGTGTGAGTTATAGTGACCTTCCTATCAGATGGATGCTTCATAAAGGATATCCAGTCCCCCCTGATATGCAAGAGAATGCTGCTGGGCTTACTATGCCCTCAATGGGTGTAAATCCAGTTAATGGAACAAATTCTGATGGTGCTGGAACAGAGGATAAGTCTTTTGCTGGAGAATTATGGCAGGATGTGAAGTGTAATGTGGAGCTACATCGGGATAATATTCGACACAACTTCTTGAAGTCAAACGACTTGTCCAATCGGAGAACTCCTGGAGTTTTTCTGCAGTACAAATACTTTCTTGGCAggtaaatacttgaaaaatcatctttttGTTGGTACCTTCAAAAAGCATGCCTTTATGATAAGTGATTCATATGAAAAGGTTTCATTTCACCACACCTTTATACTAAATGTGCCTAACCTAGTGATAAAGTTTCGTTTCATTTGATACACCTAAATGAGAAGGTTGGACTAATTGACATTTTGTCGAGTATTTGGAATTTGTCTAGTG
This DNA window, taken from Vitis riparia cultivar Riparia Gloire de Montpellier isolate 1030 chromosome 13, EGFV_Vit.rip_1.0, whole genome shotgun sequence, encodes the following:
- the LOC117927429 gene encoding ABC transporter G family member 28-like isoform X2, translated to MRRERVGAHCPSPAPTLVVLVILLVGSVQFVQCQNVDDYSEFDNPELLPLFTQLVYGQISNMTTMLSAEFQNRFSFCVKDPDADWNQAFNYSFNLDFLATCIQKTKGDITRRLCTSAETKFYFSNFFLKSESSNYLRPNKNCNLTTWVSGCEPGWACSVGQNQQVNLKNSQNIPTRTHDCQACCEGFFCPRGITCMIRFCRYLYQLPPGQPNHTCGGANIWADVGSSGEVFCSSGSYCPTTTQKIPCSDGHYCRMGSTSEKRCFKLASCNPNTANQNIHAYGAMLIAALSTLLLIIYNCSGQVLTTRERRQAKTREAAARSARETTRAHEKWKAAKDAAKRRAVGLQAHLSRTFSRKKYVTNSEELRILGQDKPVIDDDILSPMHISASGASQLSSVAAKGKEKEPSELAKMKHVLDDDLDSFEGFNLGNGDKNSKKHMPKGKEIHTHSQIFKYAYAQLEKEKALQQENKDLTFSGVISMATDTRIKKRPLIEVAFRDLTLTLKGKNKHLLRCVTGKIMPGRITAVMGPSGAGKTTFISALAGKAIGCRMAGLILINGVNESIHSYKKIIGFVPQDDIVHGNLTVEENLWFSARCRLSMDLPKAEKVLVIERVIESLGLQAVRDSLVGTVEKRGISGGQRKRVNVGLEMVMEPSLLILDEPTSGLDSSSSQLLLKALRREALEGVNICMVVHQPSFALFKMFEDLVLLAKGGLTVYHGPVKKVEEYFAGLGINVPERVNPPDHFIDILEGLVKPSTSSGVSYSDLPIRWMLHKGYPVPPDMQENAAGLTMPSMGVNPVNGTNSDGAGTEDKSFAGELWQDVKCNVELHRDNIRHNFLKSNDLSNRRTPGVFLQYKYFLGRVAKQRLREARIQVIDYLILLLAGACLGSIAKVSDETFGALGYTYTIIAVSLLCKIAALRSFSLEKLQYWRESASGISSLAYFLSKDTIDLFNTIIKPVVYLSMFYFFNNPRSSFSDNYIVLICLVYCVTGIAYMLAIFLEPGPAQLCSVLLPVVLTLIATRTGESKILKNLANFCYPKWALEAFVIANAERYYGVWLITRCGSLLKSGYNLHDWDLCVFILILTGIVCRAVAFTGMVTFRRK
- the LOC117927429 gene encoding ABC transporter G family member 28-like isoform X1, which gives rise to MRRERVGAHCPSPAPTLVVLVILLVGSVQFVQCQNVDDYSEFDNPELLPLFTQLVYGQISNMTTMLSAEFQNRFSFCVKDPDADWNQAFNYSFNLDFLATCIQKTKGDITRRLCTSAETKFYFSNFFLKSESSNYLRPNKNCNLTTWVSGCEPGWACSVGQNQQVNLKNSQNIPTRTHDCQACCEGFFCPRGITCMIPCPLGSYCPLARVNKMTGVCEPYLYQLPPGQPNHTCGGANIWADVGSSGEVFCSSGSYCPTTTQKIPCSDGHYCRMGSTSEKRCFKLASCNPNTANQNIHAYGAMLIAALSTLLLIIYNCSGQVLTTRERRQAKTREAAARSARETTRAHEKWKAAKDAAKRRAVGLQAHLSRTFSRKKYVTNSEELRILGQDKPVIDDDILSPMHISASGASQLSSVAAKGKEKEPSELAKMKHVLDDDLDSFEGFNLGNGDKNSKKHMPKGKEIHTHSQIFKYAYAQLEKEKALQQENKDLTFSGVISMATDTRIKKRPLIEVAFRDLTLTLKGKNKHLLRCVTGKIMPGRITAVMGPSGAGKTTFISALAGKAIGCRMAGLILINGVNESIHSYKKIIGFVPQDDIVHGNLTVEENLWFSARCRLSMDLPKAEKVLVIERVIESLGLQAVRDSLVGTVEKRGISGGQRKRVNVGLEMVMEPSLLILDEPTSGLDSSSSQLLLKALRREALEGVNICMVVHQPSFALFKMFEDLVLLAKGGLTVYHGPVKKVEEYFAGLGINVPERVNPPDHFIDILEGLVKPSTSSGVSYSDLPIRWMLHKGYPVPPDMQENAAGLTMPSMGVNPVNGTNSDGAGTEDKSFAGELWQDVKCNVELHRDNIRHNFLKSNDLSNRRTPGVFLQYKYFLGRVAKQRLREARIQVIDYLILLLAGACLGSIAKVSDETFGALGYTYTIIAVSLLCKIAALRSFSLEKLQYWRESASGISSLAYFLSKDTIDLFNTIIKPVVYLSMFYFFNNPRSSFSDNYIVLICLVYCVTGIAYMLAIFLEPGPAQLCSVLLPVVLTLIATRTGESKILKNLANFCYPKWALEAFVIANAERYYGVWLITRCGSLLKSGYNLHDWDLCVFILILTGIVCRAVAFTGMVTFRRK